One Herbaspirillum rubrisubalbicans genomic window carries:
- a CDS encoding response regulator, whose amino-acid sequence MATEQSVNIILVEDDDGHALLVEKNLRRAGLVNGFTRLHDGQAALDYFFGSELPRSELQQLVVLLDVNMPRVNGVEVLRRMKQEPATAAIPVIMLTTTDDPREIARCYEVGCNVYITKPVEYDDFIEAVRRLGFFLQVVKLPVPGSLVRDSEA is encoded by the coding sequence ATGGCCACAGAGCAGAGCGTCAACATCATCCTGGTCGAAGACGACGACGGCCATGCCTTGCTGGTCGAGAAGAACCTGCGGCGCGCCGGCCTGGTCAACGGTTTCACACGGCTGCACGATGGCCAGGCGGCACTGGATTACTTCTTCGGCAGCGAGTTGCCGCGCAGTGAGCTGCAACAACTGGTGGTACTGCTGGACGTGAACATGCCGCGCGTGAACGGTGTGGAAGTATTGCGCAGGATGAAGCAGGAGCCGGCCACGGCAGCTATTCCCGTGATCATGCTCACCACCACCGATGACCCGCGCGAGATCGCCCGTTGCTACGAGGTGGGCTGCAACGTCTACATCACCAAGCCGGTGGAATATGACGATTTCATCGAGGCGGTGCGGCGCCTGGGCTTCTTCCTGCAGGTGGTCAAGTTGCCCGTGCCGGGCAGCTTGGTGCGTGACAGTGAGGCCTGA
- a CDS encoding sensor histidine kinase yields MRLLTRGLLIVAIPSLFEVLLLGALFKVQADAEEAERWAAHSAQVVNQAAEVREPMLLESARIRNAILLDQTDPISRADMWAELEVKAGELARLVADNSAQSNAVRGVHEAIARYRTWADSARERMSRGQREELIRQLRDEQGPHRLSEFLYRLDSFVAEERRLGTERTAQLQAARCSQTWLLILAVLGSIVTAALASLAFTRSISRRIAVLITNAQRLADGQTLAARVGGNDEICQLDDALHRSSERLAEASRQALGYRQELEQRARELADVNHDLRQQTQDNEMFIYSVSHDLRSPLVNLQGFSKEITHATRDLLDEVKRLHLPEADRNRLRALVEEDIHTSLRFIQNAVTRSAGIIDAMLRLSRAGRVEYQPVMLDMHAIAQRIVSAMNGSIRAKAAQVEIEPDLPPAYGDPTSVEQVLGNLVANAVNYLDPARQGHITIGHVRQADNIAAAPSLVTYFVRDNGLGIPAAYMDKMFIAFQRLHGNAAKGEGIGLALVKRVVERHGGRIWVESVEGQGSCFFVALPARPPVI; encoded by the coding sequence ATGAGACTACTGACCAGGGGCTTGCTGATCGTTGCCATTCCAAGCCTGTTTGAAGTGTTGCTGTTGGGGGCCTTGTTCAAGGTCCAGGCCGATGCCGAAGAGGCCGAGCGTTGGGCCGCGCATTCGGCGCAGGTGGTCAACCAGGCCGCCGAGGTGCGCGAGCCGATGTTGCTGGAGTCGGCGCGCATCCGCAATGCCATCCTGCTGGACCAGACCGATCCCATCAGTCGGGCCGACATGTGGGCCGAGCTGGAGGTCAAGGCTGGCGAACTGGCGCGTCTGGTGGCCGACAATTCGGCCCAGAGCAATGCGGTGCGCGGCGTGCATGAAGCCATTGCGCGCTACCGCACATGGGCCGACAGTGCGCGCGAACGGATGAGCCGCGGCCAGCGGGAAGAGTTGATCCGCCAACTGCGCGACGAACAGGGCCCGCATCGGCTCTCCGAATTCCTCTATCGCCTGGATAGCTTCGTGGCCGAGGAGCGCCGCTTGGGCACGGAGCGCACCGCGCAATTGCAAGCGGCGCGCTGTTCCCAGACCTGGCTGCTGATCCTGGCGGTACTGGGGTCTATCGTGACGGCAGCACTGGCTTCGCTGGCCTTCACCCGCAGCATCAGCCGCCGCATTGCGGTCTTGATCACCAATGCCCAGCGTCTGGCCGATGGGCAGACACTGGCCGCCCGCGTGGGCGGCAATGATGAGATCTGCCAGCTCGACGATGCTTTGCACCGCAGCAGCGAACGCCTGGCCGAAGCCTCGCGCCAGGCCCTGGGCTATCGCCAGGAGCTGGAGCAGCGCGCGCGTGAACTGGCCGATGTCAACCACGACCTGCGTCAGCAGACCCAGGACAACGAGATGTTCATCTACAGCGTCTCGCACGACTTGCGCTCGCCGCTGGTAAACCTGCAGGGCTTCAGCAAGGAAATCACCCACGCCACCCGCGATCTGCTGGATGAGGTCAAGCGCCTGCACCTGCCCGAGGCTGACCGCAATCGCCTGCGCGCGCTGGTGGAGGAGGATATCCATACCTCGCTGCGCTTCATCCAGAATGCCGTCACCCGTTCGGCCGGCATCATCGACGCCATGCTGCGCCTATCGCGCGCCGGTCGGGTGGAATACCAGCCGGTGATGCTGGACATGCACGCCATCGCACAACGCATCGTCTCGGCCATGAACGGCAGTATCCGCGCCAAGGCGGCGCAGGTGGAGATCGAGCCCGACCTGCCGCCCGCCTATGGCGACCCGACCTCGGTGGAGCAGGTGCTGGGCAATCTGGTGGCCAATGCCGTCAATTACCTGGATCCGGCGCGCCAGGGCCACATCACCATTGGCCACGTGCGCCAGGCCGACAACATCGCTGCCGCCCCCAGTCTGGTGACCTATTTCGTGCGCGACAACGGCCTGGGCATTCCGGCCGCTTACATGGACAAGATGTTCATCGCCTTCCAGCGCCTGCATGGCAATGCCGCCAAGGGCGAAGGCATCGGCCTGGCGCTGGTCAAGCGGGTGGTGGAGCGGCATGGCGGGCGCATCTGGGTGGAGTCGGTAGAGGGGCAGGGCAGTTGCTTCTTCGTGGCCCTGCCGGCACGCCCGCCGGTGATCTGA
- a CDS encoding PAAR domain-containing protein produces the protein MSRAIIRLDDPTSHGGVVQEGFANVKLYGKAMAGVGHRGYCPQCQCEFLILAGEETYEYLGRQVAVEGMMTSCGAVLIATQYLARIAATPKKD, from the coding sequence ATGTCCAGGGCCATCATCCGTCTCGACGATCCCACCTCGCACGGCGGCGTTGTGCAGGAAGGGTTTGCCAATGTGAAGTTGTATGGCAAGGCCATGGCCGGTGTCGGCCATCGCGGCTACTGCCCGCAATGCCAATGTGAATTTCTCATCCTGGCAGGTGAAGAAACCTACGAATACCTGGGACGCCAGGTCGCCGTGGAAGGGATGATGACCTCGTGTGGCGCGGTGCTCATCGCTACCCAATATCTGGCCAGGATTGCCGCCACGCCGAAGAAAGACTGA
- a CDS encoding hybrid sensor histidine kinase/response regulator: MAEISWLRGAGLAAQMVLATDWATSPLGPLAQWSPTLRTTLNIVLHSPLPSLLVWGPSRQMLYNDAFAACIGAAHPAAFGAALTESALFAGAARPCQEAIDSAFDGQPQQLGRLSLFHDEAQSIVVASQWDLSCLPVWYQAEGERDGVAGVLCSFTRATGLDAALAASEASVRANNAFVRQLLDSTDQGFFSIDRDGLLTLCNAAFLQLLGYASEKDVLGRFIGEVVQPVARNECAVLKAAREGISAQVDSEDFRRVDGSSFPVQYQAHPVWQDGQLQGALCTFIDLTERRRGMQALSWSENRLTAIFNQASVCFSELDLKGRYMRVNQALCRMLGRTEAEMLQMTLADVTHPDDVPMNMSLFNRCIEHGSSFTLEKRYLRPDGSAFWVSSDISRIVDDQGRPQAMIAVSTDITERRRAEEALRELNDTLEQRVVEEILERTRAEAALRQMQKMEAVGQLTGGVAHDFNNVLQIIGGNLQLLQTEPRLDERSRQRVRTAIGAVDRGAKLSSQLLAFARRQPLQPRSINLERVVQNMDDLLHRAVGENIEISTVITQDLWNSMLDPNQVENLIINTAINARDAMPNGGRLTLQIDNVQLSDPAFLSQADLAPGDYVQLQISDNGAGMSPEVRERAFEPFFTTKREGEGTGLGLSMAYGFVKQSKGHISLHSEPGKGTTIRIYFPRCEEDEVLIDDSRDMDVGGGDETILVVEDDANLQLTVIDTLSSLGYRVLKADHGEQALAILQSGMAVDMMFTDVVMPGSVPVTELARQARALLPDIEILFTSGYPRDAIVHEGRLDAGVELLSKPYRINQLAQRIRQMLSNRAHRIELAQLTRERDQANASATLHVLPVGDHLRLPEGQDAHFDQATATRGSAAMVAAAPEQTQESASGLRLLVVEDNVDSQQLVCELLETLGHQARGVISAEDAQQALGEQSFDVLFTDVNLPGMSGVDLAKSALERFPEMSVIFASGYGAMVARNVGFASHSLPKPYDIDQLQEILRKIATA, encoded by the coding sequence ATGGCAGAAATTTCTTGGTTGCGCGGCGCGGGCCTGGCCGCGCAGATGGTCCTGGCAACCGATTGGGCGACCAGCCCCCTGGGGCCTTTGGCGCAATGGTCGCCGACCCTGCGCACTACGCTCAATATCGTGCTGCATTCACCCTTGCCCAGCCTGCTGGTGTGGGGACCGTCGCGTCAGATGCTCTACAACGATGCCTTTGCCGCCTGTATCGGCGCGGCCCATCCGGCCGCTTTCGGCGCGGCCCTGACGGAGTCGGCCCTGTTTGCTGGCGCGGCCCGTCCCTGCCAGGAGGCCATCGACTCCGCCTTCGATGGCCAGCCGCAACAATTGGGCCGTTTATCCTTGTTCCATGATGAGGCCCAGTCCATCGTGGTCGCCAGCCAGTGGGATTTGTCCTGCCTGCCAGTGTGGTATCAGGCAGAGGGCGAGCGCGATGGCGTAGCCGGCGTGCTGTGCAGCTTCACGCGCGCCACCGGCCTGGATGCGGCGCTGGCCGCCTCCGAGGCCAGCGTGCGTGCCAACAATGCCTTCGTGCGGCAATTGCTGGATTCCACTGATCAAGGTTTCTTTTCCATCGACCGCGATGGCTTGCTGACGCTGTGCAATGCCGCCTTTCTGCAATTGCTGGGCTATGCCAGCGAAAAGGACGTGCTGGGACGCTTTATCGGCGAGGTGGTCCAGCCGGTGGCGCGCAATGAATGCGCGGTGCTCAAGGCGGCGCGCGAAGGGATCAGCGCCCAGGTCGACAGCGAAGACTTCAGGCGCGTCGATGGCAGCAGCTTCCCGGTGCAATACCAGGCCCATCCGGTGTGGCAGGACGGGCAGTTGCAAGGGGCGCTATGCACCTTCATCGATCTGACCGAACGGCGGCGCGGAATGCAGGCCCTGTCCTGGAGCGAGAATCGCCTGACCGCGATCTTCAACCAGGCCTCGGTGTGTTTCTCGGAACTGGATCTGAAAGGTCGCTACATGCGCGTCAATCAGGCGCTGTGCCGCATGTTGGGTCGCACCGAAGCCGAGATGCTGCAGATGACCCTGGCCGACGTCACCCATCCCGATGATGTGCCGATGAACATGAGCCTGTTCAATCGCTGCATCGAACACGGCAGTTCCTTCACCCTCGAAAAGCGCTACCTGCGCCCGGACGGCAGCGCCTTCTGGGTCTCCAGCGACATCAGCCGTATCGTCGATGACCAAGGCCGGCCGCAGGCCATGATCGCGGTGTCCACCGACATCACCGAACGGCGCCGCGCCGAAGAAGCCCTGCGCGAGCTCAACGATACGCTGGAGCAGCGCGTGGTCGAGGAAATCCTGGAGCGTACCCGCGCCGAAGCGGCGCTGCGCCAGATGCAGAAGATGGAAGCGGTGGGGCAACTGACAGGCGGGGTGGCGCATGACTTCAACAATGTCTTGCAGATCATTGGCGGCAACCTGCAATTGCTGCAGACCGAGCCGCGCCTGGATGAGCGCAGCCGGCAGCGCGTGCGCACCGCCATCGGCGCGGTCGATCGCGGCGCCAAGTTGTCGTCGCAATTGCTGGCCTTCGCGCGCCGCCAGCCGCTGCAACCGCGCAGCATCAACCTGGAGCGCGTGGTGCAGAACATGGATGACCTGCTGCACCGTGCGGTCGGGGAAAATATCGAGATTTCCACCGTCATCACGCAAGACCTGTGGAACAGTATGCTCGACCCCAACCAGGTCGAAAACCTCATCATCAACACCGCCATCAATGCGCGCGACGCCATGCCCAACGGTGGCCGGCTGACGCTGCAGATCGACAATGTGCAGTTGAGCGATCCGGCTTTCCTGTCGCAGGCCGACCTGGCTCCCGGCGACTACGTGCAATTGCAGATTTCAGATAATGGTGCCGGCATGTCGCCCGAGGTGAGGGAACGCGCCTTCGAGCCCTTCTTCACCACCAAGCGCGAAGGCGAGGGTACCGGCCTGGGGCTGTCGATGGCCTATGGTTTCGTCAAGCAGAGCAAGGGCCACATCAGCCTGCACAGTGAACCGGGCAAGGGCACTACGATCCGCATCTACTTCCCCCGCTGCGAGGAAGATGAGGTGCTCATCGACGATAGCCGCGACATGGACGTGGGCGGCGGCGATGAAACCATCCTGGTGGTGGAAGACGACGCCAACCTGCAATTGACGGTGATCGACACCCTCTCTTCGCTGGGCTACCGCGTGCTCAAGGCCGACCATGGCGAGCAGGCGCTGGCCATCCTGCAAAGCGGGATGGCGGTGGACATGATGTTTACCGATGTGGTCATGCCCGGCAGCGTGCCGGTGACCGAACTGGCGCGCCAGGCGCGGGCCTTGTTGCCAGACATCGAGATCTTGTTCACCTCCGGCTACCCACGCGACGCCATTGTGCATGAAGGGCGGTTGGATGCGGGCGTGGAACTGCTCTCCAAGCCCTATCGCATCAATCAGCTGGCACAGCGCATCCGACAGATGCTGTCCAACCGGGCGCATCGTATCGAACTGGCCCAGCTCACGCGCGAGCGCGACCAAGCCAACGCCAGCGCCACCCTCCATGTCCTGCCGGTGGGAGATCACCTGCGGCTACCGGAAGGCCAGGATGCGCACTTCGATCAGGCTACCGCTACCCGCGGCAGCGCTGCGATGGTGGCCGCAGCGCCTGAGCAAACACAGGAGTCCGCCAGCGGATTGCGTTTGCTGGTGGTGGAAGACAACGTCGATTCCCAGCAACTGGTGTGTGAACTGTTGGAGACGCTGGGCCACCAGGCGCGCGGTGTGATCAGTGCCGAGGATGCCCAGCAGGCGCTGGGTGAGCAGAGTTTCGATGTGCTCTTTACCGACGTCAACCTGCCCGGCATGTCCGGGGTGGATCTGGCCAAGAGTGCGCTGGAACGTTTCCCGGAGATGTCAGTGATCTTCGCTTCCGGCTATGGTGCCATGGTGGCGCGCAACGTAGGCTTTGCCTCGCACTCGCTGCCCAAGCCCTACGATATCGACCAGTTGCAGGAGATCCTCAGGAAGATCGCCACCGCTTGA
- a CDS encoding ATP-binding protein codes for MSNPYHASRKRAVDLSNCDQEPIHIPGSIQNHGALLCFTPEGELATRSANAGSLLGPLPEIGQALGEPHLNAATRALIQAALADHQGYVDAHMITLDSGTFDLVTHKSEGVLIAEFEQRAADALPLDAFALAAHQAIQRIQRQPGVDDLLTLAVDEIARITGFDRVMAYRFLHDDSGEVVAEHKRDDLEPFLGQRYPASDIPTQARRLYVINPIRLIADVLAPTVALEPDLNPLTGRPLDLSHGMLRSVSPVHIEYLSNMGVGASMSLSIVIGERLWGLIACHHMKAHLVPHAVRMSCQLLAQFVSALVERNLNGERARALEYNAALRRQIVAQVTDREDIVLALGSDHQGFLRLLNSHGGAISVDRKTQVFGKSPSREGVNALINWLNENEPGDLFYTNALGADVPALKAAMGDICGVLAVRFYRQQDGYAFWFRSEQVEDVRWGGNPEKQYSIGPLGPRLTPRGSFAVWKETVRGKSLPWDTTELETANQLRLDFQEVALSNENMVKRARETLLATLGHDLRDPLQAIMMAARMIEVREHSPSSSNLSKRISSSSSRMHRLIAQVLDISRLQSGMGLDIQRRPVDVCKMVNEIVNEARMAYPDNEIILEAEDCGEIDLDGDRISQVVSNLLSNTRHHGELGKPSTLIVFRREDVLTMSVSNYGAAIPSAVRDNLFKPYKKEAMGNRRNARGLGLGLYIVSEIVSGHGGKIEVQCDNHIITFTVTLPILPG; via the coding sequence ATGAGCAACCCGTACCACGCAAGCCGCAAGCGCGCCGTCGATCTGAGCAATTGTGACCAGGAACCGATCCACATCCCCGGCTCTATCCAGAACCACGGTGCCTTGTTGTGCTTCACCCCCGAGGGCGAACTGGCCACCCGCAGCGCCAATGCCGGCAGTTTGCTGGGCCCGTTGCCCGAGATCGGCCAGGCGCTGGGCGAGCCCCACCTCAATGCGGCCACACGCGCGCTGATCCAGGCAGCCCTGGCTGACCACCAGGGCTACGTGGACGCGCACATGATTACCCTCGACAGCGGTACCTTCGACTTGGTCACGCACAAATCGGAGGGCGTCCTGATCGCCGAATTCGAGCAGCGAGCGGCCGATGCGCTCCCCCTAGACGCCTTCGCCCTGGCCGCGCACCAGGCCATCCAGCGCATCCAGCGGCAACCGGGCGTGGACGATCTGCTCACGCTGGCGGTGGATGAAATCGCCCGCATCACCGGCTTTGACCGCGTGATGGCTTATCGCTTCCTGCACGATGACAGCGGTGAAGTGGTGGCCGAACACAAACGCGACGATCTGGAGCCCTTCCTTGGCCAGCGCTATCCCGCCAGCGACATCCCGACCCAGGCACGGCGCCTGTACGTGATCAACCCGATCCGCCTGATTGCCGACGTGCTCGCCCCCACCGTGGCCCTGGAACCGGATCTCAATCCACTCACCGGGCGGCCGCTGGACCTGAGCCACGGTATGCTGCGCAGCGTCTCACCGGTGCACATCGAATACCTCAGCAACATGGGAGTGGGCGCTTCCATGAGCCTGTCCATCGTGATCGGCGAGCGTCTTTGGGGCTTGATTGCCTGCCACCACATGAAGGCACACCTGGTGCCTCATGCGGTACGCATGTCGTGCCAGTTGCTGGCGCAATTCGTCAGCGCCCTGGTGGAACGCAATCTCAACGGCGAGCGAGCGCGCGCGCTGGAATACAATGCGGCCCTGCGGCGCCAGATCGTGGCCCAGGTCACCGACCGCGAAGACATCGTGCTGGCCCTGGGGTCCGACCATCAAGGCTTTTTGCGCCTCTTGAACAGCCACGGCGGGGCCATCTCGGTCGACCGCAAGACCCAGGTATTTGGCAAGTCACCTTCGCGCGAGGGCGTCAATGCCCTCATCAACTGGCTCAATGAAAACGAACCAGGCGACCTCTTTTACACCAATGCGCTGGGGGCCGACGTACCGGCACTGAAGGCAGCAATGGGCGATATCTGCGGGGTGCTGGCGGTGCGTTTCTATCGCCAACAGGATGGCTATGCGTTCTGGTTCCGTAGCGAACAGGTGGAAGACGTGCGCTGGGGAGGCAACCCGGAAAAGCAATACAGCATCGGCCCGCTGGGCCCGCGCCTGACGCCGCGCGGCTCCTTTGCAGTATGGAAGGAAACCGTGCGCGGCAAGAGCCTGCCGTGGGACACCACCGAGCTGGAAACGGCCAACCAGTTGCGTCTGGACTTCCAGGAAGTGGCGCTGTCCAACGAAAACATGGTCAAGCGTGCCCGCGAAACCCTGCTGGCCACGCTGGGCCACGATCTGCGCGATCCGCTACAAGCCATCATGATGGCCGCGCGCATGATCGAGGTGCGCGAGCATTCGCCCTCCAGTTCCAACCTGAGCAAGCGCATCTCTTCTTCGTCCAGCCGGATGCATCGCCTCATTGCCCAGGTGCTCGACATCAGCCGCCTGCAAAGCGGTATGGGCCTGGACATCCAGCGGCGTCCGGTGGACGTGTGCAAGATGGTCAACGAGATCGTCAACGAAGCCCGCATGGCCTATCCCGACAACGAGATCATCCTGGAAGCGGAAGACTGCGGCGAAATCGACCTGGATGGCGACCGCATCAGCCAGGTGGTCTCCAACCTGCTCTCCAACACCCGCCACCACGGCGAGCTCGGCAAGCCCTCGACCCTGATCGTATTCCGGCGCGAAGACGTGCTGACGATGTCGGTCTCCAATTACGGTGCCGCCATTCCCTCGGCCGTGCGCGACAACCTGTTCAAGCCCTACAAGAAGGAAGCCATGGGCAACCGGCGCAATGCGCGCGGCCTGGGCCTGGGGCTATATATCGTCAGCGAGATTGTCAGCGGCCACGGCGGCAAGATCGAGGTACAGTGCGACAACCACATCATCACCTTCACCGTCACCCTTCCCATCCTGCCCGGCTGA
- a CDS encoding hybrid sensor histidine kinase/response regulator yields MSTTAAHVLVLEDDEGLLALATRVLNKHGHQVTAVTDAQAAHAAVRQQRPDLLIVDYNLQALESGLDFFRSLRSAGVEIPAIMVSGVSDELRIIEALRAGIADVLPKTSDYLDYLAQAVERVLGQHALQRQTLEAARLQQQERQTLLQAERTARAEGQRASRIKEQFVATLSQDLRTPLNAILGWAQYLLRDAADPVKLHKGLQVIERNARLQAQLVEELLDMNRILSGKLRIATEQITLEEVMADAVEEVRSAAVAKTIQIDATSPASGVVLGDRTRLRQILRKLLINAIRFTPPQGRVVLCSHQRQDEIELEVSDTGRGLAPALLAHLLEPDGPSHAGAGLGLGLAVVRQLVELHGGRLRAESPGPGLGASFYVALPLARPAIKPQAS; encoded by the coding sequence ATGAGTACCACTGCCGCCCACGTGTTGGTGCTGGAAGACGATGAAGGTCTGCTGGCGCTGGCCACCCGCGTGCTCAACAAGCATGGTCATCAGGTTACCGCCGTGACCGACGCCCAGGCTGCTCATGCCGCAGTGCGCCAGCAGCGACCGGACCTGTTGATCGTGGACTACAACCTGCAGGCCCTGGAGAGTGGCCTGGATTTCTTCCGCAGCCTGCGCTCGGCAGGGGTGGAGATACCCGCCATCATGGTTTCGGGGGTGTCGGATGAATTGCGTATCATCGAGGCCCTGCGCGCCGGCATTGCCGATGTGCTGCCCAAGACCAGCGATTACCTGGATTACCTGGCACAGGCCGTGGAGCGCGTGCTGGGACAGCACGCGCTGCAACGCCAGACGCTGGAAGCGGCCCGTCTGCAGCAGCAGGAGCGCCAGACGCTGCTGCAGGCCGAACGCACCGCGCGTGCCGAAGGCCAGCGCGCGAGCCGGATCAAGGAACAGTTCGTCGCCACCTTGTCGCAGGATCTGCGTACGCCCTTGAATGCCATCCTCGGCTGGGCCCAGTACCTGCTGCGCGACGCTGCCGATCCGGTCAAGCTGCACAAGGGCTTGCAGGTGATCGAGCGCAATGCCCGGCTGCAGGCGCAACTGGTGGAGGAGCTGCTGGACATGAACCGCATCCTTTCCGGCAAGTTGCGTATCGCCACCGAGCAGATCACGTTGGAGGAAGTGATGGCCGATGCGGTAGAAGAGGTGCGTAGTGCCGCCGTCGCCAAGACCATCCAGATTGATGCTACCTCGCCTGCCAGTGGCGTGGTCCTGGGTGATCGCACCCGCCTGCGCCAGATACTGCGCAAGCTCCTGATCAATGCCATTCGCTTCACCCCACCCCAGGGGCGTGTGGTGTTGTGTTCGCACCAGCGACAGGACGAGATCGAACTGGAGGTCAGCGACACTGGCCGTGGCCTGGCCCCGGCATTGCTGGCGCATCTGCTGGAGCCGGACGGCCCTAGCCACGCCGGTGCCGGGCTGGGCCTGGGCTTGGCCGTCGTGCGCCAACTGGTGGAATTGCATGGCGGGCGCTTGCGCGCCGAGAGCCCCGGCCCCGGTCTGGGGGCCAGCTTCTACGTCGCCTTGCCGCTGGCAAGGCCAGCAATCAAGCCACAGGCAAGCTGA